The following DNA comes from Novipirellula caenicola.
ATGAAGTTTGCGTTTCGAAGCGAATAAGCGAAAAACGCTAATCCGACACAAACACCGCCGAGCAACAGGAAATGATCGCGAACGAATTCGCCCATGCTCAACATCATTTGAGTGAACGGAGGCGGTGCTTTTTCGAGATCCGCAAACACCTTTGCGAATTGAGGAAGAATGAAGAAGAACAGCACGAACAACACCACCAGCGTCACGGCACAGAGTACCAGCGGGTACATCAAGGTTGACACCACGGTTTGTCGCATCCGCAAATCACTACGCAGCAGATAGGTCAACCGCTCGAGCACCTCGGTGATCGAACCGCTCTGTTCACCTGCGGCGATCCCGGCGATAAACGTGTCATCAAAGACGTGAGGATGTTTTCGTAGGGCGCTGGCAAACGTGGATCCGCCTTCGATGTCATCGCTGACGCGGGTCATCACCGTTTGCAGTGCAGGGTTGGTGCACTGGGCAGCAACCGATTTCAGAGCTTCCGACAGATCCACGCCCGATTGGCTCATGATCGTGATTTGCGACAACATCATCACAATGTCGTTCTTCTTGATGCGATTGCCAAACGAAAAGGACGCCGGACGTACCGCTTTGGTCTCTTCGGCGCTGATCTGAAGCAGAAACAGTCCCTGTTGCCGAAGCTGGGAACGCGCTTCGGCCAACGAGTTTGCTTCGATATCACCAACGGTAATATCGCCGCTACGTTGTTTGGCTCGGTAATTGAATTTCATGATAGGTTCCCTCTCGCGTTAATCAACGAAAGCCACTCGCGCCACTTCTTCGAGACTGACTTTGCCTTCTTCGGCTAAACGCATGCCTTCATCGACCAAGAACGTTCCGGATTGTTTCATGTGTTGACTTCGGATCGCTTCGATGTCAGCACCGGCCGAGATGATTTCACGCATTTCGCGGTCAACACATAGGACTTCGTACAACCCGGTTCGTCCGCGTGATCCGGTGTCGTAACAATTGCGACACCCTTCCCCACGTACAAACGTACGACGCCGGTCCCCTTGGTATTGAAACGAATCGAGCATTTCAGGGCTGGGGAAATAGGTTTCTTTGCAGGTGGGACAAACCATCCGCACCAAAC
Coding sequences within:
- a CDS encoding type II secretion system F family protein, with translation MKFNYRAKQRSGDITVGDIEANSLAEARSQLRQQGLFLLQISAEETKAVRPASFSFGNRIKKNDIVMMLSQITIMSQSGVDLSEALKSVAAQCTNPALQTVMTRVSDDIEGGSTFASALRKHPHVFDDTFIAGIAAGEQSGSITEVLERLTYLLRSDLRMRQTVVSTLMYPLVLCAVTLVVLFVLFFFILPQFAKVFADLEKAPPPFTQMMLSMGEFVRDHFLLLGGVCVGLAFFAYSLRNANFIRDAWDYASLNFAFAKKATRSLSTGRTFRLLGTMLSSGVPLIESIRLCRSASSNTLFRSMYERLESEVLRGEGLGPTLLSSPFLPSGAAQMVATAEKTGKLGDVLKMVGEYFEDQGERHLRDLVKLLEPVVIVFLGMVVAGVAFSVILPLLDVSSMPQ